The genome window TATGCAGCTGATCCGTCTACACAGGCAAAGGTATCAGGTAAAGTTACGGATCCTGAAGGATTTCCTATCCAGGATGCAACAATTAAGTATTCTCTTAGATACCAAGGGGAAAATACTGAAAAAAGCGTGAAGACAGATGCCACTGGAAGTTATTCCATCCTGGAGTCTGTTCAGGATTATACGGAAATCAGTTTTATAATTGAAGCAGAAGGATATGTGACAGACAGGCATCGTAATACCTACTATTTGTCAGAAGGGGAACAGATTTTGGTTAATTTTGAGCTTTACGAACCTTCTACGATTGTAGGATCTGTAACCGATCAAACAGGCAAGCCGATTCCGGATGCCCTGGTCAAAGTAACAGGGGCGTCGAATCGCCCGGTTAAAACGAATGAGCAAGGCCGGTATGCCGTTACTGGGCTTGATTTCGACTATAATCCGAACATTGCAATCTGGGTAGATTCTGCGGATTATATGCTTTATGAACAGGATCGTTTGAATGTTCAAGCTGGAAAAACCTTAATCGTAGATGTTGTTTTGACAGAAGCAGCACACGTCCGCGGAAAAGTAGTAGATGAGGAGGGCAACCCAGTCACTGGAGCTAAAGTGAATGCTGGAGTCTCGGCAACAACGGATGCTCAAGGCAACTATTTTATAAAACGCGTGCCAACAGGCGCCAGAACAATAACGGGGGAAGCATCAGGATACTTAAAAACTAGCCTTAACGTTACCCTTGTACAAGGGGATCATAATACGTTTAATATCGTACTTAAGAAAGATGCAGATGTTACTCCCCCAGTAACCAAGTACAGATTAGTTCCAATCACAGACACCGTAAATGGGAAGACATACATCAA of Paenibacillus sp. FSL R5-0517 contains these proteins:
- a CDS encoding carboxypeptidase-like regulatory domain-containing protein; translated protein: MKTSIKWIIRLSTLSLCFIMFGIMYSGVSYAADPSTQAKVSGKVTDPEGFPIQDATIKYSLRYQGENTEKSVKTDATGSYSILESVQDYTEISFIIEAEGYVTDRHRNTYYLSEGEQILVNFELYEPSTIVGSVTDQTGKPIPDALVKVTGASNRPVKTNEQGRYAVTGLDFDYNPNIAIWVDSADYMLYEQDRLNVQAGKTLIVDVVLTEAAHVRGKVVDEEGNPVTGAKVNAGVSATTDAQGNYFIKRVPTGARTITGEASGYLKTSLNVTLVQGDHNTFNIVLKKDADVTPPVTKYRLVPITDTVNGKTYIKGFTFRLQATDEVKGSGVKTTQYRINGGAWKNYEGPVQFFAPEVKVVEYYSTDVAGNQEKYNKMDFVKGTFEGAGPY